The nucleotide window GCAGCCTCTGCACTGAAGTCCATACAGGAAAAGACCGCTCTTCTCCCTGACTACAATTTCAGGAAGTCGGACGAACAGACAAACAGGAGCGCGGAGTCAGGGCCTGCATCGCACTACGGGAAATCTGTTTCAGGGATCGCAGGCGCTGGACTGGTGTTGGTTGCGGTCCTGCTGATCGGTCTGCTGATCAGAACCGTGCGGAGGCAATCCTCCTGAAACAAAGATCTTTCGGGTAATATAATTCAATGTTCGATAATGCATATTTTAATCTCGGTTATCTCGACACGCTGTCCTACCGGGACACGGTCATCCACAGGCTCGACCCAAGGACAAAGCTGCTGGCCACCCTGGCGTTCATTGTTACGACCGTATCGTTTCCCAAGCATGAAATAGCAGGGCTTCTGCCTTTCCTGCTTTTCCCTGTTCTGATCTTTTCGTTCAGTGATGTCCCGGTGAAGTTCATCCTGAAAAAAGTGCTCCTGGTATCATCTTTCGCCGTATTTATCGGCATATTCAATCCTCTGCTTGACAGACAGATCATCACGTCTTTCTTCGGCCTTTCTGTTTCAGGTGGCTGGGTCTCTTTTTTCTCGATCATGCTGAAGTTTGTTCTGACGATAACGTCTGCCCTGCTCCTTATTGCAACCACCTCATTTCCAGGGGTCTGTCACGCACTGCAGAAGATGGGCATGCCGGAAATATTTGTTTCTCAGCTTCTATTCCTCTATCGGTATATTTTTGTTCTGGCTGAGGAGAGCATGAAGATCGTACGCGCCAGGGATATGCGTTCATTTGGGGGAAAAGGGCTCGGCATCAAGCCGGCAATAAACCTTTTCGGCACTCTTTTCCTCCATACGGTTGAACGGGCCGAACGAATCTATCAGGCCATGCTTTCGCGCGGCTTTACCGGCAGACTCAATACCTCAAGGACTTATTGCTTTACCATTGCTGACGCACTGTTTGCCGGCCTCACGATCATTTTTTTATATTTTTTCAGAATGCATGACGTGGTCGGCATTATAGGAAGAGTTTCGATGAGGATGCTGGGGTAACCGGTGAGCCATCATATCGTCGAATTTAAAGACGTTCATTACCACTACCCTGACGGCACCGCCGCTCTCAACGGCCTCTCCCTCAGGATCACCCATGGAGAGTCGGTCGGGATCGTAGGAGCCAACGGCTCGGGCAAGTCAACGCTTCTGATGCATACAAACGGGTACCTGCTGCCGCAGACCGGCACGATCACCATCGGCGATTTCCGGCTTGATAAAAAGACCCGGCAGGAGATCAGAAAAAAAGTCGGCCTGATATTCCAGAACCCTGATGATCAGCTCTTCATGCCGACGGTCTTTGACGATGTTGCATTCGGCCCGCTCAATCTCGGTCTCAGCTCTGAACGGGTCAACGAAACCGTGCAGGAGGCGCTCGAAACTGTCGGCTGTTCAGCGCTGAGAGACAAGCCGCCGCATCATCTGTCCGGCGGACAGAAGAGCGCGGTTGCGATCGCATCGGTCATTGCGATGCAGCCGGATATCCTGGTCATGGACGAACCGGCTTCTCACCTTGACCCGAAATCGAGACGGGCATTAATCAACCTTCTGAAACACTTTCACCATACCAAGATCATTGCATCGCATGATCTTGATCTGATCCTCGATGTCTGCAGGAGATGTATTATCGTAAAGGAGGGAAGAGTTGTTGCCGACGGGCCGACAGAAGAGATCCTGTCCGACAGGCAGCTGCTTGAAGAGAACAATCTTGAACTGCCGTTATCATTACAGAAAAGAGATCTGCCAAGAGGAGGAACTATGGACGAGATCAGCAAACTGCAGCACCTGTTAGGTCACTGGGCCGAACACAACATGGAGCACGCAAAAACATATGAGGACTGGGCAAAGAAAGCCGAGGCCCTCGGAAAGAGGGAACTGGCCGAAGTCCTGAAGAAGATCGCCGACGAGACCATGACAATGGACAGCCAGTTCAAAAAGGCGATGGAGCTCTGCAAATAGACCATGGCCGTATTGAACAAGAAGATCCTCTGGCAAGGCAGATTTTTGCGCGCTGTGCTCATTGATTACAATGTTCGCTGCAATTCGAGCAACTGCATCGAAAAGAGAGACTGGGAGGCATTTGAACGCGTAAACTGCGACGGGGTCATCGGCATTGTTCCGTTTACCGGCAATAATGAGCTGATCCTGATCAGGCAGTTCAGGCCGCCCATAAACGGGTTTGTGATAGAACTTCCTGCCGGGCTTGTTGATAAGGGAGAATCCTTTGAGCAGGCCGTGCGCAGGGAACTGATCGAGGAGACCGGATATGAGGCAGGGGATGTACAGTTCCTGACCGAAGGCCCCATGTCATCAGGCGCCTCTTCGGAGATCCTCTCGGTGTACATTGCCACAGGCTTGAGACATGTCGGCATAGGCCAGCGCGATGAAACAGAGGATATCGAGGTGATCCCTGTCCCCCTCGGAAACGTAACAGCCAAACTGGAAGAACTGCGGCAGAGCGGAAACCACATTGATATGAAAATTTACGGGATGATCGAGATGGCGAAAAAATACTTACTAAGGAGTTCATAAATTATCAAATCCCTCCTATCCTCCCTTTGCTAAAGGGAGGTGTCATACCCCTCTTTGGCAAAGAGGGGTGAGGGGAGATTTATTGTTAATGATATATAACCAATGCACTTGTTAGAAACAGACAAAAAAGGACTATGAACCATGGAAAAGTTTGATCTAAAAGCAATGGCAGAGAAGCAGAATGGGGAATATGTCTTCGGCTCTGCAGATACTGGATCTCATGCCTGTTACATGATCTACGGCAGACTCATGCCCGGCGAAAAGGAGCGTGAAATAAAACCGGGAAAGGGCCATGAGGAGATGCTTTTTGCTGCACGAGGAAGTTTCAGCGTAACCGGTGATTTTGAAGGGATAATCGAAGAAGGTTCAGTAATTCATCTTTCCGGCGAGCAGGCCTGCTATCTTGAGAACAAAGGCTCTTCGGAGGCTGTGTACGTGATCGCCGGCGGCCATGCCGAACACGGGCATCACCTCCACTAAATCTGCTCTTTATCTCTTCCACCCTGGCAATAAATTGAAAGGTCTCTTTTGTTTTGTCCGATAGACCCTGAAATCGTCATCAAGTGTAAAAATCGTATGAATATTCTCTTTTTCTGCAACAGCTACAAGGGAGGCATCAGCAAAATCCATGGGGAGGTCCCGATATTGTTTCATCAAGGCTCTGCATCGTTTTGAAAGTTCTTTATCAAGCTGATGGACTGTGACAGTTCCACGCTCTATGAATTCCCAAAGATTGTCCTGGACCGTGGTTGAAAAGCCAAGAAGATGGAAGGCCTCTGTCAAAACAGGCCAGGTTGTAATAATAGGCTGCCGGATTGCCTTGAATGTTCCAAGACAGATATGGTGTTTGTCATCCTCTCTGTCAAAAAGAGCGACAATCGGGCCAGTATCAATGGCGAGCATTATGTTTCTTTCGCAGCATCTCCCTGAATATCTCTTTCCCCCTGACTGAAAGATCGCGTCTGCCGCTGCCTTCTTTGCCGATAAGGTCTTTAGAGAGTTCGTAAGGAGTCTTTTCTTCCTGCTCCAATATTCTTAGGCAAAAAGCTTTAATGGATTCCTTCATTATCCTGCTCCGAGGCTTGCTCATCACTCGCGCCGCTTTTTCAAGCAACTCTTCTGTTTCTTTGTCTAATCTTACGCTTACCGGCATGATAGACTCCTTTATTTATGTATTACATAAATGTATCACACTATCATCGCATCCGGCAAGCCTTTTTAAAACCATAGATTCCGCAGAAAAATCGTTTTAATTCATCCCCAGGCTTGAAAGCCATGGGGTTTTCTGGCCGTCTTTATAAACAAAAAGGGATAAAAGAAGAAGGTTCAGTGATCCACTTAGTCGGGGAACAGGCCTGCTATCTTGAAAACAAAGGCGTTTCAGAGGCTGTGTACGTGATCGCCGGCGGCCATGCCGAACACGGGCATCATCATTAGCTTTTTATCTCAAGCCTCCTGACAAAACTCAGACCTGAGAGGGTTTCGATCACCTGCCTGATAGGAGAGCTGTGCTGACCAGCCACGGTAAAAACAAAGGTCCGTTCTTTTTCAGGGAACTGGATCTCATAATCCATCTTGGTGACCCTGAATCCTTTCTCCTCAAAAACTTCACAGATCGTTTTTTCGTCTCCGGTGCTGTCTGTGATCAGGGTCACAAATTTATAGACCGTTCTCGGCATTCTCGTCTCAAGAAGTCGCAGGAACCAGAGGGACACAAAGGTGATCACAAAACCGACAATACCGGCAACATACTGACCTGCACCGATGGCAAGCCCGATGGCAGAGACGATCCAGACACAGGCAGCCGTGGTAAGCCCCTGCACTGAGGCGCCTGTCTTGAGGATAACGCCTGCGCCCAGAAATCCCACGCCGGTCATGGCACCTGCAGCGATCCGCGTGGGATCGATCCGCATCAGCCCGAACTGTGCGCTGTTCGCATAATAGCCCTCTGAGATGATCATGAGCAGCACGCAGGAAACGCAGACAAGGAGCTGTGTTCTGAAACCGGCCGGTCTGCCGTGAGTCTGACGCTCGAACCCGATAATGCCGCCGAGGAGTGTGCCGAGAAGGAGCTTCAGTATGATTTCGGCAGCTGCCACTGACTATCCTTTCACGATAATCTTGTAGAACTTCTTCTTGCCGACCTTCACAATATGTTCGCCGGTCTGAAGTCTCAAATTCGTATCAGAGACGACCAGATCGTTCACTTTGACCCCGCCCTGCTTGATAAGTCGAACTGCCTCGCCAGTGCCTTGCACAAGTCCGGCCTGCTTCATGATCTGAGGAAGCCATGCAGCGTTTTCTGCACTGCCGGCAGATACTTCAAGAATCGGGAAGGTCGCCTCAAGATCGCTCAGGTTTTTTTCTTCAAACACTGCATGATACTTATCCCTGGCCTTTTCAGCCTCTTCCTGCCCGCAGTATCGCGTCACCAGCTCCATGGCAAGTTCCTTCTTCGCATCCCTCGGATCTCTTGAGCCATTTTTCAGGCCCTCTTTCAGTGCATTGAACTCCTCCACAGAGATGCGGCTCAGGAGCTCAAAATACCTTTCTATCAGGGTATCCGGAACGCTCATCACTTTCTTGAACATGCCGGCAAGCTCACCATTTACATATTCAAAGGCAGGCTCGTTGATGCCGATGTAGTTGCCAAGGCTCTTGGACATCTTGTTCACGCCATCAAGTCCCTCAAGAAGCGGCATCGTGATCACAACCTGCTCTTCCATTGAACTCTTTCGCTGCAGGGTCCTGCCCATCAGAAGGTTAAATTTCTGGTCTGTGCCGCCAAGCTCAATATCTGACTTAAGCGCAACAGAGTCATATGCCTGAAAAAGAGGATAGTAGAATTCCAGTATGCTTATGTCCTGTTCATTCTTGAATCTCTTCTTGAAATCATCCCGTTCGAGCATTCTTGCAACAGTCTGCATCGAGCCAAGCTTTACAATCTCCATGCTTCCCAAACTTTCAAGCCATTCGCTGTTAAATCGTATCCGCGTTTTTACGGGATCAAGCACTTTGAAAACCTGCGCTTTGTACGTCTCGGCATTCTTAAGCACTTCCTCTTTTGTAAGGGGTTTGCGCGTTTCATTCTTGCCGGTTGGATCGCCGATCATGCCGGTGAAGTCACCGATCAGGAAGGTCACTTCATGGCCAAGGTCCTGGAACTGGCGCATCTTCTCAAGAAGCACGGTATGACCGATATGGATGTCAGGCGCGGTCGGGTCAAAACCGGCTTTGACCTGGAGGGGCCTGTTCTCTTTACATGACCGTTGCAGCTTCTTCAGCAGGTCCGGTTCGCTGATGATCTCGACCGTACCGCGCCCTATTGTTTCAAGCTGTTTTTCGGGTGAAAGCATAGTCGTTATGATACCCGCTGAAGGGAATAGCAGTCAATTTGGACGCATTGTATTACGAAATAACGAGTCTCTTGCGTATCTTTATTTTTTTGCAAGGCAATTCAATCTGTTGCCATATATAACGTTATCCATTTTAATTTGAATATGGTGACGAGTTCAAAACGAACGGAAGACCGATGATCAAATCGTTCCGTGACAGGGGCACCGAGGATATTTTCGACAGGCATAACACCAAAGAGGCACGCCAGAGCTGTCCACAGCAAATCTTGCGAGTGGCGCAACGAAAACTTGATCAACTTAACGGTGTCGTTTCCCTGGAATCATTGAAAATTCCGCCCGCAAACTTTCTCGAAGCCCTTAAGGATGAGCGTAAGGGGCAGCACACCATACGGATCAATGATCAGTTCCGTGTCTGTTTTGTCTGGATAGACGATGGAGCGGAAAATGTCGAAATTACTGATTACCACTAAACAATAAAGGAGGCAAAAATGGTCCGCATACCCAAAAATGGTCCGCCAACGCATCCTGGTGAAATGCTGCTGGAGGAGTTTCTCAAACCACTGAAAGTTACGCAGAGTGAGTTGGCAGATAAGCTGGGGGTTTCATACCCGCGTGTTAATGAGCTTATTCATGGTAAGCGGGGCATCACCCCTGACAC belongs to Nitrospirota bacterium and includes:
- a CDS encoding NUDIX hydrolase; this encodes MAVLNKKILWQGRFLRAVLIDYNVRCNSSNCIEKRDWEAFERVNCDGVIGIVPFTGNNELILIRQFRPPINGFVIELPAGLVDKGESFEQAVRRELIEETGYEAGDVQFLTEGPMSSGASSEILSVYIATGLRHVGIGQRDETEDIEVIPVPLGNVTAKLEELRQSGNHIDMKIYGMIEMAKKYLLRSS
- a CDS encoding MgtC/SapB family protein — encoded protein: MAAAEIILKLLLGTLLGGIIGFERQTHGRPAGFRTQLLVCVSCVLLMIISEGYYANSAQFGLMRIDPTRIAAGAMTGVGFLGAGVILKTGASVQGLTTAACVWIVSAIGLAIGAGQYVAGIVGFVITFVSLWFLRLLETRMPRTVYKFVTLITDSTGDEKTICEVFEEKGFRVTKMDYEIQFPEKERTFVFTVAGQHSSPIRQVIETLSGLSFVRRLEIKS
- a CDS encoding tyrosine--tRNA ligase — protein: MLSPEKQLETIGRGTVEIISEPDLLKKLQRSCKENRPLQVKAGFDPTAPDIHIGHTVLLEKMRQFQDLGHEVTFLIGDFTGMIGDPTGKNETRKPLTKEEVLKNAETYKAQVFKVLDPVKTRIRFNSEWLESLGSMEIVKLGSMQTVARMLERDDFKKRFKNEQDISILEFYYPLFQAYDSVALKSDIELGGTDQKFNLLMGRTLQRKSSMEEQVVITMPLLEGLDGVNKMSKSLGNYIGINEPAFEYVNGELAGMFKKVMSVPDTLIERYFELLSRISVEEFNALKEGLKNGSRDPRDAKKELAMELVTRYCGQEEAEKARDKYHAVFEEKNLSDLEATFPILEVSAGSAENAAWLPQIMKQAGLVQGTGEAVRLIKQGGVKVNDLVVSDTNLRLQTGEHIVKVGKKKFYKIIVKG
- the cbiQ gene encoding cobalt ECF transporter T component CbiQ, which encodes MFDNAYFNLGYLDTLSYRDTVIHRLDPRTKLLATLAFIVTTVSFPKHEIAGLLPFLLFPVLIFSFSDVPVKFILKKVLLVSSFAVFIGIFNPLLDRQIITSFFGLSVSGGWVSFFSIMLKFVLTITSALLLIATTSFPGVCHALQKMGMPEIFVSQLLFLYRYIFVLAEESMKIVRARDMRSFGGKGLGIKPAINLFGTLFLHTVERAERIYQAMLSRGFTGRLNTSRTYCFTIADALFAGLTIIFLYFFRMHDVVGIIGRVSMRMLG
- a CDS encoding type II toxin-antitoxin system RelE/ParE family toxin; protein product: MIKSFRDRGTEDIFDRHNTKEARQSCPQQILRVAQRKLDQLNGVVSLESLKIPPANFLEALKDERKGQHTIRINDQFRVCFVWIDDGAENVEITDYH
- a CDS encoding PIN domain-containing protein; amino-acid sequence: MLAIDTGPIVALFDREDDKHHICLGTFKAIRQPIITTWPVLTEAFHLLGFSTTVQDNLWEFIERGTVTVHQLDKELSKRCRALMKQYRDLPMDFADASLVAVAEKENIHTIFTLDDDFRVYRTKQKRPFNLLPGWKR
- a CDS encoding HigA family addiction module antidote protein, which gives rise to MVRIPKNGPPTHPGEMLLEEFLKPLKVTQSELADKLGVSYPRVNELIHGKRGITPDTALRLEKLFGMEAQFWLNLQLAWDLYHATHSAKAKEIHKIKRLPALAHI
- a CDS encoding ribbon-helix-helix protein, CopG family; this encodes MPVSVRLDKETEELLEKAARVMSKPRSRIMKESIKAFCLRILEQEEKTPYELSKDLIGKEGSGRRDLSVRGKEIFREMLRKKHNARH
- a CDS encoding ATP-binding cassette domain-containing protein yields the protein MSHHIVEFKDVHYHYPDGTAALNGLSLRITHGESVGIVGANGSGKSTLLMHTNGYLLPQTGTITIGDFRLDKKTRQEIRKKVGLIFQNPDDQLFMPTVFDDVAFGPLNLGLSSERVNETVQEALETVGCSALRDKPPHHLSGGQKSAVAIASVIAMQPDILVMDEPASHLDPKSRRALINLLKHFHHTKIIASHDLDLILDVCRRCIIVKEGRVVADGPTEEILSDRQLLEENNLELPLSLQKRDLPRGGTMDEISKLQHLLGHWAEHNMEHAKTYEDWAKKAEALGKRELAEVLKKIADETMTMDSQFKKAMELCK